In Zingiber officinale cultivar Zhangliang chromosome 3A, Zo_v1.1, whole genome shotgun sequence, the DNA window TTCGCCATCAACAGGAAATATCAAAAGACTGACCACTGCCTGTTTGCTCTCAAGCAGAGGTGCTCGGAACCGTTAAGAAGCTATATCAAACATTTCAATCAAGTAGCTCAGGACGTCCCCACAGCCACATTAGAAATACTCATGAATGTCTTCTCTCATGATTTGACAGAGGGCGAATTCTTTAGGGACCTCATTAGAAATCCCGTaaggaattttgatgagatgctagAGAAAGTCGCTagctacatcaatgtggaggaagcacaggcGGCTCGAAGGAAGGCAGACAAACCACCCTCCTCTGCCAATAAGTTGGAGAGAAGAGTACCCCAACCGTCTGCTCAACCTCTCCCATGCTCTCGGGATGCTCGACCTACCTTCCACCCCGGTTAGGATGTTCGACCGATCCCGCGCATAGCTGCAGTCCATGCCCCCCGACCTGGGTCTTGGGGGTCGCGCTATTGCACTTATCATCGGTCACACACGCATGCCACTAGCGATTGTTTTCAATTCGCCTGAGATTCTCGTCGTGCTACTGAGTTGGGCCTGCCACCCCCGAGCTAGTTCCTCAGGTTTAAAGATTGAAGGAGGAGTGGCGCGAGGCAGCGGGACAGACAAGCAGACCCAGGGCAGATCAGGGGGGCCCGGTGTGCAGCAACAAGGACACACCGGGGAGCAAGGAGAAGCTCGCGAAGCTAAGAATAGGGGCAATGTGGCCATCCAGGACATaggcatgatctctggagggtCTACTGATGGAGATTCAGGTAGGGCGCGCAAATCCCACAAACGCCGGTTGGAGATTCACGCTGTTGGATGCAGTCAGGAGTAGGCTACTGGCCCTGTCATCAGCTTCAGACCACAAGACTTGGAGGGACTGGAGctgcctcatgatgatgccctcatcatcaaagtcATCATAGCCAATAGCCGCGTGGCCAGGGTCTTCGTTGACACCGGGAGATCTATCAACGTATTGTTTAGGACTGCTTTTGAAGAAATGCAGATCGACGCCAGCAAGCTCCAGCCGGTGGCTACTTCTTGATATGGTTTTACTGGTAACGAGGTAAAACCCATGGGCCAGATCAAGTTAGCCATATCTTTGGGAAGCGAACCATTAGTAAGAACCAGAAGGAGCACCTTCATTGTGGTAGATTCGCCCTCTTCTTACCACGTCATTTTGGGTCGGCCAGCTCTTCATGAATTCCGAGTTGCTGTCTTTACCTTCTactagaaaatcaagttccccgtgggagagcaggtcggggaagttaaaggaGAACAACAAGTTTCTCGATGATGTTATATTGACATGGTCAAAGTGGAGGCTCGCAAGGCGCAAAGGACTCAGGACGGGGCCATGCATGCCATTCGAGAAGAACCTATGCCTATGGCGGAAGAGCCCATCCCCTGGGAGGAAGTCCAGCTATATCCTGAGCGCCCGGAGAGTCTCACTCGTATAGCCGGTGACCTGTCGCTCGAACTTAAAGAAGAATTGATCTAGTGCCTGACCTGCAATAGAGATGTCTTCGCTTGGTCTGTGGCAGAATTATGGTTAGGCCCGAAAAAGCAGAGCACAAGTTACATCTCTTGCCCGACGCCCGACCGGTCAAGCAGGAGAAGCGGAATTTCTTGAtcgacaaaataaaattatccgagttgaagtggatcagctcaggaaagTGGGTCACGTTAGAGAAGTACAATTCCCAtcctggctctctaatgtggtcttGGTGGCGAAATCCAACAATAAGTGGAAAGTTTGCATAGACTTCCGGGATCTCAATCGTGCCAGTCCTAAAGATTATTATCCTCTTCTCAGAATTGACCAGCCGATAGATTCAACCACCGCCTGTGAGAGGATttgcatgctggatgcttatcaggggtacCATCAGATCCCCCTGGCCctagaggatcaggagaaggtcagttttatTACGGTTGATGGTGCTTTCTGCTACACTATCATGTCTTTCGTACTCAGGAATGTTGGAGCTAcataccaaaggatgatggataaaattttctgggagcagatcgggcgtaatgtggaagtctatgtagacgatatactcatcaaatccccttTAGCCACAAACCTGATAGCCGACGTGGAGGAGACCTGCGGCACCCTCCAACAGTATGGGTTAAAATTAAATCCcttgaagtgtctgttcggagccaaaggaggaaaattcttggaaTACTTGATGACaaagcggggaattgaagctaaCCCTGAGAAGGTCCAAGCACTCCGGGACATGAAGGCTCCCCAAAACCTGAAGGAGGCTCAGAAGTTGGTGGGTAGGATAACAGTCTTGTCCAGATTTATCTCCCAATCAGCAGACAAAGTGGCATCCTTCtttaaagtgctcaggaaagcttccaaattccagtgggacgagGAATGCACGCGAGCTTTTGAAGAGCTAAAAAAGTATTTGGAGACTTTACCTTCTTTATTCAAGCCTATTACAGGAGAGCCATTCTGGGTCTACCTGTCAGCCACCCCTAAGGCCGTGGGGGCAGTGCTGGTAAAAGAACAAGACAATGTACAGCGACCAGTGTACTTTTTTAGTCATCTACTGAAGGGGCTGAGTCTAGATACACAACtctggaaaagttggtttacggactggTGCTCATGGCTCGGCATCTAAGGCCTTATTTTCTAGCATATCCCATCACGGTCttgaccaatagcaccatgggtaAAGCCCTTACCAATGTAGAGGTTGCTGGCCGGCTTATCAAGTGGGTGATAGAATTGGGAGAGTATAATATAGTTTATCAACCTCGCACGACTATTAAAGCGCAGGCCTTGGCTGATTTCTTGATCGAGATTCATCAAACTGGTTCAGAAGAAATTTGGAAGGTATATGTAGATGGATTGGCCACACAACAGGGAAGTGGCGTCGGAATTCTTCTGATATCCCCCCCAAGAAGACATCTTGTAGCTAGCCGTGCGGTTGAACTTCAGAGCCACTAACAACGAGCACtataacaaaaaccctcatagacatcggttttccaccgatgtctattacattttcgaccgatgtctatgaaggtgatgtaaaaggtctaccattttagacatcgggttaaaaccggtgtagtatcacttaacgacatcgggtgtaaaacctatgtaatattatatgttaataacaccagttttggcaacggaatacgaccgatgtaatattagttaatgacaccgattttgcaacggtggaaaatcgatgtaatatcaatattttttaacgacacaaatccgatttccgaaatagtgaaaaaccaatattatcaccaagcaaatcataaaattaaattaatattattaattcactaacaaaatcacaaataaaaatgcactgatgtatctaaacacaccaagtcaatatccatataaccaacacataaatattcttcttacaatataaaaagataatagatattgtgcacatcaagtcggtatccacaaattacacataactgttcttcttacaacatcaaaaggtaatagatagtacacaaatatGTTTCTTACTGGTGCCAACATTATCCTTCTTGCTTTGTGCATAGTAGCTAAGTTTACTTGTGAAGCTAAACCGGGCACAGATAATCCTCCAGAACTAATGCTTCTTCCCATGTTACCACTCACTGCCAACAATGTCGCCTACAGAGCTTGTAAGTCTTGGCCCTACATTACCCAATACTGGAGAAACTCCCAAACTAGGAACAGAACTACGATTCCCAGAAGCTGAACTTGAGGAAATACCGGTTATTGACCCAGTGACTCCATTAATATTACTACTACTAAAAGCATGATTTCCAACAACATTAATACCCCCTCTATTTGTGACACCAGAGCCATGAGGCATCTGCATGAAAAAAAATCCAGAATCAATACTATAAAACACATTCAAAGGACCATACGATGCAGTGAAGTAATGTGGAAATAAACTCATGCCAGACCTGAGATAATGCAACCAAAAGATTGTTTGATGAGAACCATCCACTAGGAATGCTTCCTCCTGGTTGCTGAACACCACCTGATGGTACAACACCCATTGCGGCCTCTCTGGATGCAAGCGAACCAGGCACATTTGGCAGGTTGAAGCTTCCATGAATATTATGCAATCCTTGAAGACCACCTATTTTTTTACAAACCGTAATCAAAATTCCACATACAAGCAAAATTTCATATGAATATGTTAATAAAGTTTATGTAGGAATGTCTAACCAGAAGCATGGAACCCAGGCACTGCCGCAGACTGGCCAGAAAACAATGTGGTATAGGGTCGGCCTGAGGAGTTCGCAAGATTAGATGTTGAACCATTAAGAGTTGACTGTACCAAGAGACCCAGTGATTTGATCAGCAAAAGCAAGACTAGTAAAAGCACAGGGCATGGGCTAGGTGCTAACAAACTTGGTATGCTAACCAACAAGAAAGAAACAACCGCGTCAAGTTAGTATTTACATAAACTGTATTGAACATCTACACCAAACAACAAAAGCTACTCATCTCTAACAATTGAAACTCAGCTAAGAATAAGGGATTATATTATTACTACCAAGAGTAAAATTACATCAGATACAAATCCCATACATAAAATAACAGATAGGCAATTTGGGATGAATATTGAAGTCTATAACTATTTATTCTACTTCTCTCCATCAAGCTAGAACATAATGGAGCATAGACATTGATGGTGCTTAGTTTGTCAAGTTGTACTCAATAAAGATTTGATTATCAATTTAGTAACCTTGTGATTACTTAAACCATGCTCTAAAAATTTGTTTGACAGCATAGATAACTTTCTTAAACATTctaaaaaatttcaagtttaCAATGGAAATAACGCTCTAACAATTCACAGAACCTAAACATTCTAAAAACACTAAATCTAAGAATTTATTTGTGGTAAAGAATCTAAGCTTGCT includes these proteins:
- the LOC122050513 gene encoding probable NOT transcription complex subunit VIP2, with amino-acid sequence MGVVPSGGVQQPGGSIPSGWFSSNNLLVALSQMPHGSGVTNRGGINVVGNHAFSSSNINGVTGSITGISSSSASGNRSSVPSLGVSPVLGNVGPRLTSSVGDIVGSEW